One part of the Truepera radiovictrix DSM 17093 genome encodes these proteins:
- a CDS encoding CarD family transcriptional regulator, with translation MFKVGDNVVYPSQGAGRVDEITTRVVLGERHEYLKISFVRGDMDVLVPLKKGEEVGLRHTVALAEVGELLAAIAHSDLSLPTQWPPRHRAEQDILAGGDAYALARLIGVLAQRDLEKGLAATEREMLEGAKAMLASELAVVQSISLEAAHAQIDETIATQLGASA, from the coding sequence ATGTTTAAGGTCGGCGACAACGTGGTGTATCCCTCCCAGGGGGCGGGCCGGGTGGACGAGATCACCACGCGGGTGGTGCTCGGCGAACGGCACGAATACCTCAAGATCAGCTTTGTCCGCGGCGACATGGACGTGCTCGTACCCCTCAAAAAGGGGGAGGAGGTGGGGCTGCGCCACACCGTCGCTCTGGCCGAAGTCGGGGAGCTTCTAGCGGCGATCGCCCACTCCGACCTGTCGCTGCCGACCCAGTGGCCGCCCCGCCACCGCGCCGAGCAGGACATCCTCGCGGGCGGCGACGCCTACGCCCTCGCGCGCCTTATCGGGGTGCTCGCCCAACGCGACCTGGAAAAGGGCTTAGCGGCGACCGAGCGCGAGATGTTAGAGGGCGCCAAAGCGATGCTCGCGAGCGAGCTCGCCGTCGTGCAGAGCATCAGCCTCGAGGCCGCGCACGCGCAGATCGACGAGACCATCGCCACACAGCTAGGGGCGAGCGCCTGA
- the rsmA gene encoding 16S rRNA (adenine(1518)-N(6)/adenine(1519)-N(6))-dimethyltransferase RsmA, whose translation MRELLERHGLRADKGFGQNFLVDEGVLRSIVAAAELGPQSTVLEVGPGLGVLTRELAARAGRVISVELDRRLLPVLQETLAGLGNVTLVHGDGLTFDLSCLPEGSAMVANLPYNVGTPILVRALESGRFARVVVLLQREVAERLSATPGTPAYGALSVVVAHFGRARSVRLVKPSAFSPPPEVTSSVVRLDLTPGRAPDPALFRLVRHAFAHRRKTLKKNLLMAGYPAERVARALQTLGLEAQVRAERLSVEQFRALRQELEGG comes from the coding sequence GTGCGCGAGCTTTTGGAGCGCCACGGCCTGCGCGCCGACAAGGGGTTCGGGCAGAACTTTCTCGTCGACGAAGGGGTGCTGCGGAGCATCGTCGCGGCCGCCGAGCTGGGCCCGCAGAGCACCGTGCTCGAGGTCGGCCCCGGGTTGGGCGTGCTCACCCGCGAGCTCGCCGCGCGCGCGGGGCGGGTCATCAGCGTCGAACTCGACCGGCGTCTGCTGCCGGTGTTGCAGGAGACGCTCGCCGGCCTCGGCAACGTCACGCTCGTGCACGGTGACGGGCTGACGTTTGACCTCAGCTGCTTGCCCGAGGGGAGCGCGATGGTCGCCAACTTGCCCTACAACGTCGGCACGCCCATCCTCGTGCGCGCCCTCGAGTCGGGGCGCTTTGCGCGGGTCGTGGTCCTGCTGCAGCGCGAGGTCGCCGAGCGCTTAAGCGCCACCCCCGGCACCCCCGCGTACGGCGCTCTTAGCGTCGTCGTCGCCCACTTCGGGCGGGCGCGCAGCGTGCGCCTCGTTAAACCGAGCGCCTTTAGCCCCCCCCCGGAGGTCACGAGCAGCGTGGTGCGGCTCGACCTCACGCCGGGCAGGGCGCCCGACCCGGCGCTCTTCCGGCTCGTGCGTCACGCTTTCGCGCACCGCCGCAAAACCCTCAAGAAAAACCTCCTGATGGCGGGCTACCCCGCCGAGCGCGTGGCGCGCGCGCTCCAGACGCTCGGGCTCGAGGCGCAGGTGCGCGCCGAGCGGCTCAGCGTCGAACAGTTCAGGGCGCTCCGGCAGGAGCTCGAAGGTGGTTAA
- a CDS encoding OsmC family protein, which yields MALVRSANAVWQGDLKGGQGTLTLPKGGYEGRYSYTSRFEEGTGTNPEELIAAAHAGCFSMALANMLAEAGHTPESIATTAKVEMQGLKITKITLHTEGRVPGLDEARFLEHAENAKQHCPVSQALAAVEIQLEAKLA from the coding sequence GTGGCACTCGTTCGTTCTGCAAACGCAGTCTGGCAAGGCGACCTCAAAGGGGGCCAAGGGACGCTCACGCTCCCGAAAGGCGGCTACGAGGGGCGGTACTCGTACACCTCGCGCTTCGAGGAGGGGACCGGGACCAACCCCGAAGAGCTGATCGCAGCGGCGCACGCGGGCTGCTTTTCGATGGCGCTCGCGAACATGCTCGCAGAAGCGGGGCACACCCCCGAGAGCATCGCCACGACGGCCAAGGTCGAGATGCAGGGGCTCAAGATCACCAAGATCACGCTGCACACCGAGGGCCGCGTGCCCGGGCTCGACGAAGCGCGCTTTTTGGAGCACGCGGAGAACGCCAAGCAACACTGCCCGGTGTCGCAAGCTTTGGCCGCAGTGGAGATCCAGCTCGAGGCCAAGCTCGCCTAG
- a CDS encoding DUF3072 domain-containing protein gives MSDNPKRQDEPQSDALDNTIKDPSEWVTGDEPATGAQRSYLHTLAEAAGERVPEGLTKAQASELIEALQAKTGRGQRAPHQSER, from the coding sequence ATGAGCGACAACCCTAAACGCCAAGACGAACCCCAAAGCGACGCGCTCGACAACACCATCAAAGACCCCAGCGAGTGGGTGACGGGTGACGAACCCGCGACGGGCGCGCAGCGCTCCTACCTCCACACGCTCGCCGAGGCCGCCGGCGAAAGGGTGCCCGAGGGGCTCACCAAAGCGCAGGCGTCCGAACTTATCGAGGCGCTGCAGGCCAAGACCGGGCGGGGCCAGCGCGCGCCGCACCAAAGCGAGCGGTAG
- the uvrB gene encoding excinuclease ABC subunit UvrB, with protein sequence MALRVESPFSPRGDQPQAIAELVEGLGDGLRFQTLLGATGTGKTFTMAKIIEAAQRPALILAPNKILTAQLAAEFRDFFPGAAVEFFISYYDYYQPEAYVPARDLFIEKDANINAELERLRHSTTRNLLTRRDTIVVASVSAIYGLGSPDTYQQLNLILRVGMRRNRDEILEQLVTQQYERNDVELAAGRFRVKGDVVEVWAAYDEAPLRIELFGDEIDRLTMTDPVTGAELAELETTTVFPAKHYVTPYEQLAPAIAQIERDLEARLEFFERAGKLLEKQRLKERTLYDLEMLKTLGYCSGIENYSRYLDGRQPGEPPHTLLDYFPDDFITFLDESHVMLPQIRGMYNGDRARKQTLVDYGFRLPAALDNRPLKEDEFLARIGQAIFVSATPADWEYRHSDRVAEQIIRPTGLVDPKITVKPSRGQIDDLVFAIRERAARGERVLVTTLTKKMAEDLTEYFAQQGLRVRYMHSDIDAVERQVIIRDLRLGHFDVLIGINLLREGLDLPEVSLVAILDADKTGFLRSGRSLIQTIGRAARNVNGEVFLYADVVSEAMQDAISETERRREKQLAYNAAHNITPASVQKRIRDVIRGDEEGAEADAQLSPWERELAQDDLKQELAALEVEMWRASEALDFERAAAVRDRIRELEAKLQGKEVQLVSVPGKEPKRAKAAKARARR encoded by the coding sequence ATGGCGTTACGTGTCGAATCCCCCTTCTCCCCTAGAGGCGACCAGCCCCAAGCGATCGCCGAGCTCGTCGAGGGGTTGGGGGACGGTCTGCGCTTTCAAACCCTGCTGGGCGCCACGGGCACCGGTAAAACGTTCACCATGGCCAAGATTATCGAGGCGGCGCAGCGACCCGCCTTGATCCTCGCGCCCAACAAGATCCTCACCGCGCAGCTCGCGGCTGAGTTCCGCGACTTCTTCCCCGGCGCGGCGGTCGAGTTTTTCATCTCCTACTACGACTACTACCAGCCCGAAGCGTACGTCCCCGCGCGCGACCTCTTCATCGAAAAAGACGCCAACATCAACGCGGAGTTGGAGCGGTTGCGCCACTCCACGACCCGCAACCTCCTGACGCGGCGCGACACCATCGTGGTGGCGTCTGTCTCCGCCATCTACGGCCTCGGTTCGCCGGACACCTATCAGCAGCTCAACCTCATCTTGCGCGTCGGGATGCGCCGGAACCGCGACGAGATCTTGGAGCAGCTCGTCACGCAGCAGTACGAACGCAACGACGTCGAGCTCGCCGCCGGGCGCTTTCGGGTCAAGGGCGACGTCGTCGAGGTCTGGGCCGCCTACGACGAGGCACCCCTCAGGATCGAGCTCTTCGGCGACGAGATCGACCGCCTGACGATGACCGACCCCGTGACGGGGGCCGAGCTGGCCGAGCTCGAGACCACCACCGTCTTCCCCGCCAAGCACTACGTCACCCCCTACGAGCAGCTCGCCCCCGCCATTGCGCAGATCGAGCGCGACCTAGAGGCGCGGCTCGAGTTTTTCGAGCGCGCCGGCAAACTCTTGGAGAAGCAGCGGCTCAAAGAGCGCACGCTCTATGACCTCGAGATGCTTAAAACCCTCGGTTACTGCTCCGGCATCGAAAACTACTCGCGCTACCTCGACGGCCGCCAACCGGGGGAGCCGCCCCACACGCTCTTGGACTACTTCCCGGACGACTTCATCACCTTTTTAGACGAGTCGCACGTGATGCTGCCGCAGATCCGCGGGATGTATAACGGCGACCGCGCCCGCAAACAGACGCTGGTCGACTACGGCTTCCGGCTCCCCGCCGCGCTCGACAACCGCCCCCTCAAAGAGGACGAGTTTCTCGCGCGCATCGGCCAAGCGATCTTCGTCTCGGCTACCCCCGCCGACTGGGAGTACCGGCACTCGGACCGCGTCGCCGAGCAGATCATCCGGCCGACCGGTCTGGTCGACCCCAAGATCACCGTCAAACCCTCGAGGGGCCAGATCGACGACCTGGTGTTCGCCATCCGCGAGCGCGCAGCGCGGGGCGAGCGGGTGCTGGTGACGACCCTGACCAAAAAGATGGCCGAAGACCTCACCGAGTACTTCGCGCAGCAGGGCCTGCGGGTGCGCTACATGCACTCGGACATCGACGCGGTCGAGCGGCAGGTCATCATCCGCGACCTGCGGCTCGGGCACTTCGACGTGCTTATCGGCATCAACCTCCTGCGTGAGGGCCTCGACCTCCCCGAGGTCTCCTTGGTCGCTATCTTAGACGCCGACAAGACCGGCTTTTTGCGGAGCGGGAGAAGTCTCATCCAGACCATCGGGCGCGCCGCGCGCAACGTCAACGGCGAGGTCTTTTTGTACGCCGACGTGGTCTCCGAGGCGATGCAAGACGCCATCTCTGAGACCGAACGCCGCCGCGAAAAGCAGCTCGCTTACAACGCCGCGCACAACATCACCCCGGCGAGCGTGCAGAAAAGGATCCGCGACGTTATCCGCGGCGACGAGGAGGGGGCCGAGGCCGACGCGCAGCTGAGCCCGTGGGAGCGCGAGCTGGCCCAAGACGACCTCAAGCAGGAGCTCGCCGCGCTCGAGGTCGAGATGTGGCGCGCCTCTGAAGCGCTCGACTTCGAACGGGCGGCCGCCGTGCGCGACCGCATCCGCGAGCTAGAGGCCAAGCTGCAGGGCAAAGAGGTGCAGCTCGTCAGCGTGCCGGGCAAAGAGCCGAAGCGGGCAAAGGCGGCCAAGGCCAGGGCGCGGCGCTAA
- a CDS encoding ABC transporter ATP-binding protein — translation MSRYLRRSSVAPPPSKRSARSATLSDAAQLRRLFAFTRPYRKQLALGILAVMVSSALTLAVPQIVRRFFDTFVASLEGSAVSLNLIVLALVGLFLVQAGFNFLRTYMIAQVGEGVVADLRKALYRHLLGLSVRFFETRKVGEITSRLTSDAAVVQGAVSQALAQLVNQVALLVGSVVLLFVTNLQLTLLMLAVVPVVVLGARLFGGKLRRISTAFQDLVAEANAGAEEALVGMRVVKAFTAEELEAERYSERIGRAYRVALRRAAFRAAFFAGILFAMFSAIGVVLWMGGRLVVAGALSPGALVQFLLYTLFVAGAVGALTGLYSQFQEALGASRRIFELLDERSDLPAPQVPRPLVWVKGRVAFEGVSFCYGAAHGAPGLGASPTSSDRRGETVVLRDLSFVVQPGEVVALVGPSGAGKSTLVSLIPRFYDPTEGRITLDGTDLRAFDERSLRAQIGLVPQETQLFSGTVRENIRYGRPTASDDEVEAAARSANAHDFIVSFPDGYDTVVGERGVKLSGGQRQRVAIARALLKGPRILVLDEATSSLDAESEALVQQALEVLMRGRTVFVIAHRLSTIRNADRIFVLDEGRIVQEGTHEVLLAQGGLYAELYHKQFRERTPAR, via the coding sequence ATGTCACGCTATCTGCGGCGCTCGTCGGTGGCGCCGCCTCCCTCCAAACGGTCCGCGCGCAGTGCTACCTTGAGCGACGCGGCGCAGCTCCGGCGGCTTTTCGCCTTTACCCGCCCCTACCGCAAACAGCTCGCGCTCGGCATCTTGGCCGTGATGGTCTCGAGCGCCCTGACGCTCGCGGTGCCGCAGATCGTGCGGCGCTTTTTCGACACCTTCGTAGCGTCGCTAGAGGGCTCCGCGGTCAGCCTCAACCTCATCGTGCTCGCCCTCGTGGGGCTCTTTTTGGTGCAGGCGGGGTTTAACTTTCTGCGCACCTACATGATCGCGCAGGTCGGCGAGGGGGTCGTGGCCGACCTGCGCAAGGCGCTCTACCGCCACCTCTTGGGGCTCTCGGTGCGCTTTTTCGAGACGCGCAAAGTCGGCGAGATCACCTCGCGGCTCACCTCCGACGCCGCCGTCGTGCAGGGCGCGGTGTCGCAGGCGCTCGCGCAGCTCGTCAACCAGGTCGCGCTCCTTGTCGGCAGCGTCGTGCTGCTTTTCGTCACCAACTTGCAGCTCACCTTGCTCATGCTCGCCGTCGTCCCCGTGGTGGTGCTAGGGGCGCGCCTCTTCGGCGGCAAGCTGCGGCGCATCAGCACCGCGTTTCAAGACCTCGTCGCCGAGGCCAACGCGGGGGCCGAGGAGGCGCTCGTCGGGATGCGGGTCGTCAAAGCCTTTACCGCCGAGGAGCTCGAGGCCGAGCGTTACAGCGAGCGCATCGGCCGCGCCTACCGGGTGGCGCTGCGGCGCGCGGCCTTTCGGGCGGCCTTTTTCGCGGGCATCTTGTTCGCCATGTTTAGCGCGATCGGCGTGGTGCTCTGGATGGGGGGGCGGCTGGTGGTCGCGGGCGCGCTGAGCCCCGGCGCGCTGGTGCAGTTTCTCCTCTATACCCTCTTTGTGGCGGGGGCCGTGGGCGCCCTGACGGGGCTCTACAGCCAGTTTCAAGAGGCGCTCGGCGCGTCGCGGCGCATCTTCGAACTTCTCGACGAACGCAGCGACCTCCCCGCCCCGCAGGTGCCGCGGCCGCTCGTGTGGGTCAAAGGGCGCGTCGCGTTCGAAGGGGTGTCGTTTTGCTACGGCGCCGCTCACGGCGCGCCCGGCCTGGGGGCTAGCCCCACCTCCTCCGACCGGCGGGGAGAGACGGTGGTGCTGCGCGACCTCTCGTTCGTCGTGCAACCCGGTGAGGTGGTCGCCCTCGTCGGCCCTTCGGGCGCCGGCAAGAGCACGCTGGTGAGCCTTATCCCGCGTTTTTACGACCCGACCGAGGGCCGCATCACCCTCGACGGCACCGACCTACGCGCTTTTGACGAGCGCTCCTTGCGCGCCCAGATCGGCCTGGTACCGCAGGAGACGCAGCTCTTCTCGGGCACCGTGCGCGAGAACATCCGCTACGGCCGCCCCACGGCCAGCGACGACGAGGTCGAAGCGGCGGCGCGCTCAGCCAACGCGCACGATTTTATCGTGAGTTTCCCCGACGGCTACGACACGGTGGTCGGCGAACGCGGCGTCAAGCTCTCCGGGGGGCAGCGCCAACGCGTCGCCATCGCCCGCGCCCTCCTCAAGGGTCCCAGGATCTTGGTACTCGACGAGGCGACGAGCTCGCTCGACGCGGAGTCCGAGGCGCTCGTGCAGCAAGCTCTAGAGGTCCTGATGCGGGGGCGCACGGTGTTCGTCATCGCGCACCGCCTCTCGACCATCCGCAACGCCGACCGCATCTTCGTCCTGGACGAAGGGCGCATCGTGCAAGAGGGGACGCACGAGGTGCTCTTGGCCCAGGGGGGGCTCTACGCGGAGCTCTACCACAAGCAGTTTCGGGAGCGGACACCGGCGCGCTAG